The following are from one region of the Carnobacterium gallinarum DSM 4847 genome:
- a CDS encoding DUF5702 domain-containing protein — protein sequence MENFFRRQNGSVSIYFMIVSLIFFLFSTVLIDFMRIMVAERKLEHATKTAAASIMSNYNAEVMGRYGLFVFDGDTSKATEMASNVTKSNLELKDNFFNIAELSNSTSQVDFMKFDDRIGLTSEETLKQQMLESVKYKGPLAFGEETFEIFDFFTQNGRDTQALKKMMKEQKKIKAEMEKRLENIKEIEEELKNIEIAPIQLSLNRSQIEAYNQAIFIKTYFVESGDSFENKQQAIFKQAYENETDEKIKANLKIQMDKHHEELEKLKDAGTDAETSLGNEVTNINAKVTEVKNALSKLKTAESAIKAAITSNEEIKKKLGNLPSGDSKEINEMREAIQKAYVDPVKLTDMQGKIQTSKKNLETYQGKLEAYSKKIKGYKKASLKPGIDKSLAIDKNDLKIDQDSTKEQIEQSVTNRVTKNKNHAMAVGYQSVVDLYLGKEISAIENSGINEINQAIDAVVTTSKEKEVRQELSEDEKKQEEAEKEKTAGGMKDLGKIMDVINTAKDKLDSEQAIYDNLEAIMKSNDAENQKDYPEGKAPSTDADDLVDQSFDLLDTLTTMGNQLKNRALLNEYLLGEFGTSQPVSLFGTDTIDPDNIDGLISDFEFQNKQVEYLMYGKSTPGANYASALLELIMIRLVCNLISGAFDKAVQKAFSVNILVGLAALISYTIIETVKDIIKLTKSNDIERKDKSAAFFKMKIGKIDPSKLTLTYRDYLRLMLLFERKNQYARALAVVEQVSEEKGVGIKPTQIKVTNTAKIKPWFLPNAVKTFTTLDSKLVDGEIELKTELYYSY from the coding sequence ATGGAGAATTTTTTTAGAAGACAAAATGGTTCTGTTTCAATTTATTTTATGATTGTTTCATTAATTTTTTTCTTATTTAGTACAGTTTTGATTGATTTTATGCGAATTATGGTTGCTGAAAGAAAACTAGAACATGCAACAAAAACAGCAGCAGCTTCAATTATGTCTAACTATAATGCAGAAGTAATGGGAAGATATGGATTGTTTGTTTTTGATGGAGATACGAGTAAAGCAACAGAAATGGCTTCTAATGTTACTAAAAGTAATCTTGAACTTAAAGATAATTTTTTTAATATTGCTGAATTGTCAAATTCAACAAGTCAAGTTGATTTTATGAAATTTGATGATCGTATTGGGTTAACCAGTGAAGAAACATTAAAGCAACAAATGCTAGAGTCAGTTAAGTATAAAGGACCATTAGCATTTGGCGAAGAAACGTTTGAAATATTTGATTTTTTTACTCAAAATGGACGAGATACCCAAGCATTGAAAAAAATGATGAAAGAACAAAAGAAAATTAAAGCAGAAATGGAAAAAAGGCTGGAAAATATTAAAGAAATTGAAGAAGAGTTAAAAAACATTGAGATTGCTCCAATCCAACTAAGCTTAAATCGAAGTCAAATTGAAGCTTATAATCAAGCTATTTTTATTAAAACGTATTTTGTTGAATCGGGAGATAGTTTTGAAAATAAACAACAAGCAATTTTTAAACAAGCTTATGAAAATGAAACTGATGAAAAGATAAAGGCGAACTTAAAGATTCAAATGGATAAGCATCATGAGGAATTAGAAAAGTTAAAAGATGCGGGAACCGATGCTGAAACGAGTTTGGGAAATGAAGTTACAAACATTAACGCAAAAGTAACGGAAGTAAAGAATGCACTATCTAAATTAAAAACTGCTGAATCCGCAATAAAAGCGGCTATTACTTCCAATGAAGAAATAAAAAAGAAGCTTGGCAATCTACCAAGTGGCGATTCAAAAGAAATTAACGAGATGCGCGAGGCGATACAAAAAGCCTATGTAGATCCAGTTAAGTTGACAGATATGCAAGGGAAAATTCAAACATCAAAAAAAAATTTAGAAACCTATCAAGGCAAGTTAGAAGCCTATAGTAAAAAAATAAAGGGCTATAAAAAAGCTTCTTTAAAACCGGGCATAGATAAAAGTTTAGCCATTGATAAAAATGATCTGAAAATTGATCAAGACTCTACTAAAGAACAAATAGAACAATCAGTAACAAATCGGGTTACTAAAAATAAAAATCATGCAATGGCAGTTGGTTATCAATCTGTAGTCGATTTGTATTTAGGCAAAGAAATATCAGCTATTGAGAATAGTGGAATTAATGAAATCAATCAAGCGATTGATGCAGTAGTGACGACTTCTAAAGAAAAAGAGGTCCGTCAAGAATTATCTGAAGATGAGAAAAAGCAAGAGGAAGCAGAAAAAGAAAAGACAGCTGGTGGTATGAAAGATTTAGGTAAGATTATGGACGTAATCAATACGGCTAAAGACAAATTAGATTCTGAACAAGCGATTTACGATAATTTAGAAGCGATTATGAAAAGTAATGACGCTGAAAATCAGAAGGACTACCCAGAAGGAAAAGCGCCATCAACCGATGCCGATGATTTAGTTGATCAAAGTTTTGATCTGTTAGACACGCTAACAACCATGGGCAATCAACTGAAGAACCGAGCTTTATTGAATGAATATTTATTAGGCGAGTTTGGTACAAGCCAACCAGTCAGTCTATTTGGTACAGATACAATCGATCCAGATAATATAGATGGTTTGATTTCTGATTTTGAGTTCCAGAATAAGCAAGTTGAATATTTGATGTATGGAAAAAGTACACCAGGTGCGAATTATGCATCAGCATTGTTGGAATTGATTATGATACGGTTAGTCTGTAATTTGATTTCGGGTGCATTTGATAAGGCTGTTCAAAAAGCTTTTAGCGTTAATATTTTGGTTGGTTTAGCAGCATTGATATCGTATACGATTATTGAAACTGTAAAGGATATTATTAAGTTAACTAAATCAAATGATATAGAACGTAAAGATAAATCTGCAGCTTTTTTCAAAATGAAAATTGGAAAAATTGACCCTTCAAAATTAACTTTAACATATCGAGACTATTTACGTTTAATGTTATTATTTGAACGGAAAAATCAATATGCTCGAGCATTAGCAGTAGTAGAACAAGTAAGTGAAGAAAAAGGAGTCGGGATAAAACCAACCCAAATAAAGGTAACAAATACAGCAAAAATTAAACCTTGGTTTTTACCTAACGCCGTTAAAACTTTTACTACTCTAGATAGTAAGTTAGTCGATGGAGAAATTGAGTTGAAAACAGAATTATATTATTCATATTAA
- a CDS encoding TadE/TadG family type IV pilus assembly protein has product MNNWLKCEKGSLLLETAMILPIFLMFIFLLWTLIRISVIQMALDKSTSDLVQSVNSSAYGISIVIDKGNELKQELKTKANGGIDQWIGKQPDEAAKMLNISGIDTYVKELVGNGIDGGLPVDAIGSSYYEKIVGKEGPWSNSKLKDVFKSNIRMKDNGEISGYYGSGDIKIEEVNPVQATGKEQLYKVRVSYVVPLNLPFLNGYKVNLQSVAGGYLWTTNR; this is encoded by the coding sequence TTGAACAATTGGTTAAAGTGTGAAAAAGGTAGCCTACTCTTGGAAACAGCTATGATTTTACCAATTTTTTTAATGTTTATTTTTTTACTGTGGACATTGATCCGAATTTCGGTTATTCAAATGGCTTTGGATAAATCAACTTCAGACTTAGTTCAATCGGTTAATTCCTCAGCATATGGAATTAGTATTGTGATTGATAAGGGAAATGAACTGAAACAAGAGTTAAAGACTAAAGCCAATGGTGGAATTGATCAATGGATCGGTAAACAACCAGATGAGGCAGCGAAAATGTTGAACATTAGTGGAATTGACACATATGTTAAAGAGTTAGTTGGAAATGGAATTGACGGAGGATTACCAGTTGATGCAATTGGTTCAAGCTATTACGAAAAAATTGTAGGAAAAGAGGGACCTTGGTCTAATAGCAAATTAAAAGATGTATTTAAATCTAATATCCGAATGAAAGATAATGGTGAAATTAGTGGCTACTATGGTTCAGGTGATATAAAAATAGAAGAAGTTAACCCCGTTCAGGCTACTGGAAAAGAACAATTATATAAAGTTCGGGTTTCGTATGTTGTGCCTTTGAATTTGCCATTTCTTAATGGATATAAAGTAAATCTTCAAAGTGTAGCAGGTGGATATTTGTGGACGACTAATAGGTAA
- a CDS encoding A24 family peptidase has product MIGTSVLMLCVFLGIAFYYDIRYNLIPNKLILFFLPLAFINTIGVSGVGGLVDSMLGFLVSGGIMMILYVFKALAAGDVKLFAVIGAIMGIEFSLYCMMYTIIVGGILAILILLFTRTFLSRMLTAIQHIWTSIKVKTTEPLEVFKVTKAKTMPFMIAVVPGALIAIYYVYLV; this is encoded by the coding sequence ATGATTGGAACATCGGTACTAATGTTATGTGTATTTTTAGGAATTGCTTTTTATTATGATATTCGCTACAATCTTATTCCAAATAAATTAATTTTATTTTTTTTGCCTTTAGCATTTATAAATACAATTGGTGTCTCTGGAGTTGGTGGATTAGTTGATAGTATGTTAGGTTTTTTAGTTAGTGGTGGAATTATGATGATCCTCTATGTTTTTAAAGCATTAGCAGCAGGCGATGTTAAATTATTCGCTGTTATTGGAGCCATAATGGGAATTGAATTTTCTTTGTATTGTATGATGTACACCATTATTGTAGGAGGAATTTTAGCTATTCTCATTCTTTTATTCACGCGAACATTTCTCTCGAGAATGTTAACAGCTATTCAACATATATGGACATCGATAAAAGTGAAAACGACAGAGCCATTAGAGGTTTTTAAAGTCACCAAAGCTAAAACAATGCCCTTTATGATAGCCGTAGTACCGGGAGCATTAATTGCGATTTATTATGTATATCTTGTTTAA
- a CDS encoding DUF6382 domain-containing protein, producing the protein MKLKKEINQRSGKKLVYCKESGAAFKEEDFIEIEKKMLEHNRIQQLLPIHIQQIDFEFAIDFSLDEKRSVADYIQKNTYLKVEEIYVLLLEMIKKIEQAEEYMLNRQHFLIEIDTLFYVDSLQRVELVYLPLNDLFFQFTIEEQIQQITKKFLQKIDPEAEIEVDLEELLTYLKEPHFSIQGLRKLVYRQSRALPPMEEEHSFSKQVGASASANLKNEATDTSFTKFMNLFKKQSEKVEIDQKNKDAKNSQNEDFIAAKGKLKKDNLAVGLLSILALVVISQLVADKLILLALGGLVIIIGLNYSQKMKKRVNEAFPEEKSATKNTVIKESKKEKTPLTIEEKNKRNKIALIVLGLMALVVLQQLIDNGFVLGIGILIIGGVTFLFIKKMGLTKVSQTNPEKNSLGFSTKKQPSNEMPKQKIAELLAAENGPFNEGNSEVELVDGNILETNESLKQASVASSEQALADFKAEIKEEYLQELQKEIVEEKQLKAEVDSQIIAKSKISYTLKSQPKKIESDSKIEKKMSTILKNKVFFMNAKPLLTLERFEKNHGSEKIDIHKKHFLVGRNENRVDYFENEKGTSRIHFELFYLDDVVMIRDLNSKHGTFLNEFKLQPYEMYEVKENDRIQLKSVHYLLKNVKIS; encoded by the coding sequence ATGAAATTAAAAAAGGAAATAAATCAACGAAGTGGGAAGAAGTTAGTTTATTGCAAAGAGTCAGGAGCCGCTTTTAAAGAAGAGGATTTTATTGAGATTGAGAAGAAAATGCTGGAACATAATCGAATACAGCAACTACTTCCAATTCACATTCAACAAATAGACTTTGAATTTGCAATTGATTTTTCTCTAGATGAGAAGCGCAGCGTAGCAGATTATATTCAAAAGAATACTTATTTGAAGGTTGAAGAAATATATGTACTATTATTAGAGATGATTAAAAAAATCGAACAGGCAGAAGAATATATGCTAAATCGACAACATTTTCTGATTGAAATCGATACTCTTTTTTATGTTGATTCATTACAACGAGTAGAATTAGTTTATTTGCCATTAAACGATCTTTTTTTCCAGTTTACAATAGAGGAACAAATTCAACAAATAACTAAAAAATTCCTGCAAAAAATTGATCCTGAAGCAGAAATTGAAGTGGATTTAGAAGAATTATTGACGTATCTGAAGGAACCACATTTTTCAATTCAGGGACTTAGAAAACTAGTTTATCGTCAAAGTAGAGCGTTGCCGCCAATGGAAGAGGAGCATAGTTTTAGTAAACAGGTAGGTGCATCAGCGAGTGCAAACTTAAAAAATGAAGCAACCGATACGAGTTTTACTAAGTTTATGAATCTCTTTAAAAAGCAATCAGAAAAAGTGGAAATAGATCAAAAGAATAAAGATGCAAAAAATAGTCAAAATGAAGATTTTATAGCTGCCAAGGGAAAATTAAAAAAAGACAACCTAGCAGTGGGACTATTAAGTATTCTAGCACTTGTGGTTATTTCTCAATTGGTGGCAGATAAACTGATTCTACTCGCTTTAGGAGGATTAGTTATTATTATTGGTTTAAATTATAGTCAAAAAATGAAAAAGCGAGTGAATGAAGCCTTTCCTGAAGAGAAGTCTGCTACTAAAAATACGGTTATTAAAGAGTCTAAAAAAGAAAAAACGCCTTTGACAATTGAGGAAAAAAATAAACGAAATAAAATCGCTTTGATTGTACTTGGATTAATGGCATTGGTTGTTTTGCAACAGTTAATAGACAATGGATTTGTGTTAGGTATCGGAATTCTGATCATTGGTGGAGTTACATTTTTATTCATAAAAAAGATGGGCTTAACAAAAGTTTCGCAAACAAATCCAGAAAAAAACAGCTTAGGTTTTTCAACGAAAAAACAACCGTCTAATGAGATGCCAAAGCAAAAGATTGCTGAATTATTAGCTGCAGAAAATGGTCCATTTAATGAAGGCAATTCGGAAGTCGAATTAGTTGACGGTAATATTCTTGAAACAAATGAGTCATTGAAACAAGCGAGTGTTGCTTCAAGTGAGCAAGCGTTAGCGGATTTCAAAGCTGAAATTAAAGAAGAATATTTACAAGAATTGCAAAAAGAAATAGTGGAAGAAAAGCAATTAAAAGCGGAAGTAGACTCTCAAATAATAGCTAAAAGTAAGATTAGTTATACATTAAAAAGTCAGCCGAAAAAAATTGAATCAGATTCAAAGATAGAAAAGAAAATGTCTACTATTTTAAAAAATAAAGTGTTCTTTATGAACGCTAAACCATTGTTAACATTAGAACGTTTTGAAAAGAATCATGGTTCTGAAAAAATCGATATTCATAAAAAACATTTTTTAGTGGGTCGTAATGAAAATCGAGTAGATTATTTTGAAAATGAAAAGGGAACTTCTCGTATTCATTTTGAACTTTTTTATTTAGATGATGTTGTGATGATTCGTGATCTAAATTCAAAACATGGTACTTTTTTAAACGAGTTTAAATTACAACCTTATGAAATGTATGAAGTTAAAGAGAATGACCGTATTCAGTTGAAATCGGTTCATTATTTATTAAAAAATGTAAAAATTAGTTAG
- a CDS encoding DUF5105 domain-containing protein — translation MKKFSKVLGFSLLSVLLVGCGGKAQGLAEKSTEVQSSSSSEVAEKIESPIEVKLNQGYFVLFNETKKEETKKERLVLELEVKNLVNNANFLNERKLALLNKATDEVIKTYVFKEFGSGVLQEKNEKATGALSFDVEEGAMYDLVYQVNDDWLSLNITVDPADYQDTKTTLEDPLTATNAYFNVLAFNEEDANYQKLVSNNLQNANTLHQNLFKDKVLGALFSRYKPDEATVLSMYQRFQAMEKKRATIVPTLISNDTEKAIVSLQFEIMSHQNIKDLFFEKSQEIGLATHWSGILEGKEEEATIPQFDEIMEQTVLVRREEPLVIELVKVEDKWEFDLNNENFQAIFYGGYRGK, via the coding sequence ATGAAAAAATTTAGTAAAGTGCTTGGATTTAGTCTGCTTAGTGTATTGTTGGTCGGTTGTGGTGGAAAGGCTCAAGGATTAGCTGAAAAATCAACTGAAGTTCAATCTAGTTCTAGCAGTGAAGTAGCAGAAAAAATTGAAAGCCCTATAGAAGTTAAACTTAATCAGGGTTATTTTGTTTTATTTAATGAAACTAAAAAAGAAGAAACTAAAAAAGAACGCTTAGTTTTAGAATTAGAAGTAAAAAATTTAGTGAACAACGCTAATTTTCTTAATGAAAGAAAACTAGCTTTGTTAAATAAAGCAACAGATGAAGTGATAAAAACATATGTTTTTAAAGAGTTTGGTAGTGGGGTGCTTCAAGAAAAAAATGAAAAGGCAACGGGAGCCCTCTCTTTTGATGTTGAAGAGGGAGCAATGTACGATTTAGTCTATCAAGTAAATGATGACTGGCTTTCATTGAATATAACCGTAGATCCTGCTGATTACCAAGATACAAAAACAACCTTAGAAGATCCGCTAACAGCAACGAATGCTTATTTTAATGTCTTGGCTTTCAATGAAGAAGATGCTAATTATCAGAAACTAGTATCTAACAATCTGCAAAATGCTAACACACTTCATCAAAATTTGTTTAAAGATAAAGTTTTAGGAGCTTTATTTTCTAGATATAAACCAGATGAAGCAACAGTTTTATCAATGTATCAACGTTTCCAAGCAATGGAGAAAAAAAGAGCGACGATTGTGCCAACTTTAATCTCTAATGACACAGAAAAAGCCATTGTTTCATTGCAGTTTGAAATCATGTCTCATCAAAATATTAAAGATTTATTTTTTGAAAAGTCACAAGAAATAGGTTTAGCCACTCATTGGAGTGGAATTCTAGAAGGAAAAGAAGAAGAAGCGACGATTCCACAATTTGATGAAATTATGGAACAAACGGTGCTTGTAAGAAGAGAAGAACCTCTGGTAATTGAGTTAGTTAAAGTTGAGGATAAATGGGAATTTGATTTAAACAATGAAAATTTCCAAGCTATTTTTTATGGTGGATATCGTGGAAAATAA
- a CDS encoding TPM domain-containing protein codes for MKIWTTSLTKLCFLLVLIVGFTTGLATVQAEETRVFDQAQLLSAENKQQLEAQILELKKDMQMDVVVVTTNNAEGKTSAAYADDYYDKNKFGTGPEKSGILLLLDMDNREAFITTSGEMINLLNDARIERLLDAVFKELPNQNYYGATTAFLNQTKNYYQKDLEAKAKAAEKAKPKEVKPLVGKFTGGKTIASLLSALLLAGFFCLGVIGKYKMKSTTSSYNFRNNGQTYLTFQQDNLMKDKTTSRRIPKKDPPNRTNNSGGGGTTTTRTSSSGKTHGGSGRSMGSSSTPTSTRTSSSGTKHGGGGRGF; via the coding sequence ATGAAAATATGGACTACTTCACTAACTAAATTATGCTTTCTCCTTGTTTTGATCGTAGGTTTTACGACTGGACTGGCTACTGTACAAGCTGAAGAAACCCGTGTATTCGACCAAGCACAGCTACTATCAGCCGAAAACAAACAGCAATTAGAAGCACAAATTCTAGAATTAAAAAAGGATATGCAAATGGATGTTGTCGTTGTCACAACGAATAACGCCGAAGGAAAAACAAGTGCAGCCTATGCAGATGATTATTACGATAAAAATAAATTCGGGACTGGTCCTGAAAAAAGTGGTATTTTATTATTACTTGATATGGACAATCGGGAAGCTTTTATCACAACATCTGGTGAAATGATAAACTTGTTAAATGATGCTCGAATTGAGCGTTTGCTCGATGCCGTCTTTAAAGAACTTCCAAATCAAAATTATTATGGTGCTACAACGGCTTTTCTCAATCAAACAAAGAACTATTATCAAAAAGACCTTGAAGCAAAAGCTAAAGCAGCAGAAAAAGCCAAGCCTAAAGAAGTTAAGCCTTTAGTTGGAAAATTTACTGGTGGAAAAACAATAGCTAGTTTGTTGTCTGCTTTGTTGCTGGCTGGATTTTTTTGTTTAGGGGTTATTGGCAAGTATAAGATGAAATCTACCACGAGCTCTTATAATTTCCGAAATAACGGACAAACTTACCTAACCTTCCAACAAGATAATTTAATGAAAGATAAAACGACATCTCGTCGAATTCCGAAAAAAGATCCGCCAAACCGCACTAATAACAGTGGCGGTGGTGGAACAACGACAACACGTACTTCAAGTAGTGGGAAGACTCATGGTGGTAGCGGAAGAAGTATGGGCAGCAGCAGTACTCCAACTTCAACTCGCACTTCTAGTAGTGGTACAAAACATGGCGGCGGTGGACGTGGCTTTTAA
- a CDS encoding SPFH domain-containing protein, giving the protein MGLIKVALTSASDTLADQWLEVIEPDKMSDSTVFVKGVHVRKSEKRGANQKGTSDTISTGSVIHVNPNQFMILTDGGKIVDFTAEEGYYHVDDTALPSLFTGNFKDAIADSFDRIKFGGVTPTKQEVFYINLQEIKGIRFGTRNPINYFDNFYNAELFLRAHGSYSIKITDPILFYKEAIPRNKVKVDIQDINEQYLNEFLEALQASINQLSADGERVSHVTSKGTQLSKFMSETLDEEWRVTRGMEIQAVGIASISYDDESKALIQMRNQGAMLSDPGVREGYVQGAVARGMEAAGSNPNGSVNGFFAMNSGIQTGGNFVGTTSQANQQQMQNQQNQSQQQPQAETPQVAPQTQVELWTCECGTRNTGKFCFDCGKPKPEPEVAAAKFCSNCGYKIPEGQPRPKFCPECGQPFA; this is encoded by the coding sequence ATGGGTTTAATTAAAGTAGCACTAACCTCGGCTTCCGATACTTTAGCCGATCAATGGCTTGAGGTCATCGAGCCTGATAAAATGAGTGATTCAACAGTTTTTGTTAAAGGCGTACATGTCCGAAAAAGTGAAAAACGTGGGGCTAATCAAAAAGGAACCTCTGACACAATTTCAACGGGTTCAGTCATTCATGTTAATCCTAATCAATTTATGATTTTAACTGATGGTGGAAAAATTGTTGATTTTACAGCAGAAGAAGGTTATTACCATGTAGATGATACAGCACTTCCCTCTCTATTTACTGGGAATTTTAAAGATGCCATTGCAGATTCATTTGATCGTATCAAATTTGGTGGCGTAACTCCTACGAAACAAGAAGTCTTTTATATTAATTTGCAAGAAATCAAAGGAATTCGTTTTGGAACGCGAAATCCAATTAATTATTTTGATAATTTTTACAATGCAGAACTCTTTCTTCGAGCTCACGGATCCTACTCTATCAAAATTACAGACCCAATCTTATTTTATAAAGAAGCCATTCCGCGTAATAAAGTCAAAGTTGATATCCAAGATATTAATGAACAATATCTAAATGAATTTCTTGAAGCTTTACAAGCATCTATCAATCAACTATCCGCTGATGGCGAACGTGTTTCTCATGTTACTTCTAAAGGAACTCAACTAAGTAAATTTATGTCTGAAACGTTAGATGAAGAATGGCGCGTTACTCGTGGTATGGAGATTCAAGCTGTTGGAATTGCAAGTATTTCATATGATGATGAGTCAAAAGCCTTAATTCAAATGCGAAATCAAGGAGCCATGCTTAGTGATCCTGGTGTTCGCGAAGGATATGTTCAAGGCGCTGTAGCTCGTGGTATGGAAGCTGCTGGTTCAAATCCTAATGGAAGTGTTAATGGCTTTTTCGCTATGAATTCAGGCATACAAACTGGCGGTAATTTTGTGGGAACAACGTCTCAAGCCAATCAGCAACAAATGCAAAATCAACAAAATCAGAGCCAGCAACAACCGCAAGCTGAAACTCCGCAAGTCGCTCCACAAACACAAGTAGAATTATGGACATGCGAATGTGGTACTCGTAATACTGGTAAATTCTGTTTTGATTGTGGGAAACCAAAACCTGAACCAGAAGTTGCCGCAGCAAAATTCTGTAGCAATTGTGGCTACAAAATTCCAGAAGGACAGCCTAGACCCAAATTCTGTCCTGAATGTGGACAACCATTTGCTTAA
- a CDS encoding formate/nitrite transporter family protein, with product MKKADSLMNQLDYSLEKKLDLFDKSKSRYMLRAFLACLFLTLGSAVAFSIASKGDHIAPGLGKMLYAFMFSWSLVMIVYLNAELGTSNMMYFTVGFYQRRVTFSKAATVLVTCILFNLIGGVVVGFLMSKTTIFTELPKDDYIFTAVTAKLMKTPLQIFVEGIFANIVVNTAVMASMRMKDDAAKVISLIFIIYIFAFLGFEHVIANFPAFSLAYFASGGTLAAMTFSAVGTNLLLAFLGNFVGGGLVMGLGYAWLNKTDSIYQD from the coding sequence TTGAAAAAAGCAGATAGCCTAATGAATCAATTGGACTATTCTTTGGAAAAAAAGCTTGATTTATTTGATAAAAGCAAATCACGTTATATGCTTCGAGCGTTTTTAGCGTGTTTATTTCTAACATTAGGTTCGGCAGTGGCCTTTAGCATTGCCAGTAAAGGAGATCATATTGCGCCAGGTTTGGGGAAAATGCTGTATGCCTTCATGTTTAGTTGGTCTTTAGTGATGATTGTGTATTTAAATGCAGAATTAGGTACATCGAACATGATGTATTTTACTGTTGGATTTTATCAACGTAGAGTAACTTTTAGTAAAGCAGCGACTGTATTAGTTACTTGTATTCTTTTTAATCTAATTGGTGGAGTAGTAGTAGGCTTCTTAATGTCTAAAACAACGATTTTTACCGAATTACCAAAAGATGACTACATCTTTACCGCTGTGACTGCTAAATTAATGAAAACACCTCTTCAAATTTTTGTAGAAGGAATTTTTGCGAATATTGTTGTAAATACCGCTGTTATGGCTTCTATGAGAATGAAAGATGATGCGGCAAAAGTGATTAGTTTAATCTTTATTATCTATATTTTTGCTTTCTTAGGCTTTGAACATGTGATTGCTAATTTTCCAGCGTTTTCTTTAGCTTATTTTGCTTCTGGTGGAACGTTGGCAGCCATGACGTTTAGTGCTGTTGGAACCAACCTATTACTCGCTTTCTTAGGGAATTTTGTTGGTGGAGGTTTGGTAATGGGGTTAGGGTATGCTTGGTTAAATAAAACAGATTCTATCTATCAAGATTAA
- a CDS encoding YslB family protein — MKNDEQLKPIDLEKFTGTISMFGYELIRDSLLPNILGKETHEILYWAGKELARQYPVADFDDLVLFFKKACFGDLVLLKEKKHQKLYTLTGPTITARIQHGNPNFSLEAGFLAEQLQAQQELYSEAISEINSRGNKVTITLQWDAKDSVSIDKPLETITLNDDFLTDDELEADYQEIVEPVLNESIEEKQQSEDDFIYFEDRFGILDLPSETPPVEEEAIPQDFITEEVEVPLTETFTKELRQEFTEPVEDFVETEEIMEVPTDVPSIQLEEDEIEEDVFINFVPEISAEEPEATEPFVSFEEQPVTEVEEIEAIIEEEPLNDLPTEPLTEEEALHEFDALSQVFSDINHETAPEEDDDESIFDSLPSRSSRHNKKKSK; from the coding sequence ATGAAAAATGATGAACAATTAAAACCGATTGATTTAGAAAAATTTACTGGAACCATTTCTATGTTTGGCTACGAATTAATTCGTGATAGCCTTTTACCAAATATTCTTGGAAAAGAAACACACGAAATCTTATATTGGGCTGGAAAAGAATTAGCGCGTCAATATCCTGTTGCTGATTTTGATGATTTAGTCCTGTTTTTCAAAAAAGCATGTTTTGGCGACTTAGTGTTGCTTAAAGAAAAAAAACATCAAAAACTTTACACATTAACTGGACCAACTATTACTGCTCGAATTCAACATGGCAATCCTAACTTTAGCTTAGAAGCTGGATTCTTAGCGGAACAACTGCAAGCACAACAAGAACTCTATTCAGAAGCTATCTCTGAAATTAATTCTCGTGGTAACAAAGTCACAATTACCTTGCAATGGGATGCTAAAGATTCTGTTTCTATTGATAAACCTTTAGAAACCATTACTTTAAACGATGATTTTTTAACAGATGATGAGCTTGAAGCAGACTATCAAGAAATTGTTGAACCGGTTTTGAACGAATCTATTGAAGAAAAACAACAATCAGAGGATGACTTCATTTACTTTGAAGATCGTTTTGGTATTCTTGATTTGCCATCAGAAACTCCTCCAGTTGAAGAAGAAGCGATTCCACAGGATTTCATTACTGAGGAAGTTGAAGTACCTTTGACTGAAACTTTTACAAAAGAACTTAGACAAGAGTTTACCGAACCTGTAGAAGATTTCGTTGAAACTGAAGAAATTATGGAAGTTCCTACAGACGTTCCTTCTATTCAGCTAGAAGAGGATGAAATCGAAGAAGACGTTTTTATCAACTTTGTCCCCGAGATATCCGCTGAGGAACCTGAAGCTACTGAGCCTTTCGTTTCTTTTGAAGAACAGCCGGTTACGGAAGTCGAAGAAATTGAGGCGATTATTGAAGAAGAGCCACTAAATGATTTGCCTACAGAACCGTTAACAGAAGAAGAGGCATTGCATGAATTTGATGCTTTAAGTCAAGTCTTTAGTGATATTAACCATGAAACGGCTCCCGAAGAAGATGATGATGAATCCATTTTTGATTCTCTCCCTTCTCGATCTTCACGCCATAATAAAAAGAAAAGTAAATAA